The window TGCTCGCGCCAGGCGCGCGTGCCCAGCCAGAAAGTCAGCGCCAATAGCGGGGCCAGCAGCCCGGCGCGTAGCCCGATGCGGCCGAGATGGACGGGCCAGAAGGTGACCGCCCACAGGATGGCGGCGAACAGCCCGGCGGCGCGGCCGAACCAGTCGCGGCCGAGCCAATAGACGGGCAACGTCGCCAACGCCCCGACCAGCGCCGCCGGCAGCCGCAGCGCGAAGGTCGTGGGGCCAAAGAGGGCCAGCGACAGGGCGACGAGGTAGATGAAGAGTGGCTCGCGGCCGTTGTTGGCCGGGAAGAAGAGGGCCAGATCGCCGCGCAACACGCCCAGCGCGTCGAGGCCGTTGTAGGCTTCGTCGCGATAGGGGCCGGGCGGCCATTCGCCCAGGCGATAGAGCCGCAGACCGGCGGCCAGGCCGACGACCAGAAGCAACAAAGCCCATCCCTGCCAGGATGGGCCGAACGACCGCCGCGCTGCTAACTTTCGCAAGGTTGCCAAAGCAGACGCAGTATAGCAAAATTACCCATTGCGTCAAAGCCTCAATCTTTATTATGCGCGTGCTCATGCTCTCCAAGGCCTGCCTCGTGGGGGCCTACCAGACCAAGCTGGAAGCCATCGCCCGTTTGCCGGGCGTGGCGTTGACGGCCATCGTGCCGCCGTCGTGGGACGACCCCGACGGCCGCGTGACGCTGGAACGGCGCTACACCGAGGGCTACGAGCTGCTGGTCGATCCCATCCGCTTCAACGGCCGCTACCACACCTATTACTTTCCCCGACTGCCGCAGCGGCTGGCCCAGTTGCGCCCCGACATCGTCCACATCGATGAGGAGCCGTATAACCTGGCGACGTGGCTGGCGCTGCGGGCGGCGCGCGCCGCCGGGGCCAAAACGCTCTTTTTCAGTTGGCAGAATATCGCTCGCTCCTACCCGCTGCCGTTTAGCCTGATGGAGCGGCAGGTGTTGGCCGGGGTGGATTACGCCATCATGGGCAATCAGGAGGCGGTGGGCGTGTGGCAGTCGAAGGGCTACGCCGGCCCCTACCAGGTGATCCCGCAATTCGGCGTCGATCCCGATCTGTTCGCGCCGCCGCCCACGCGCGACCCCGGCCGGGCCTTCATCATCGGCTCGGCCAACCGGCGGCTGGCCCCGGAAAAGGGGGTCGATCTGTTGCTGCGGGCGGCGGCCGAGCTGCCCGGCGTGTGGCGGCTCCACGTGGCCGGCGAAGGCCCGGCGCTGCCGTCGTTGCGCCGCCTGGCCGATGAGTTGGGCATCGCCGCCCGCGTCCACTTCGACGGCCCCATCCCCTCGACGCAGGTGCCGGCCTATCTGCGCGAACTGGACGCGCTGGTGCTCACCTCGCGGACGCTGCCCAGCTGGAAGGAACAGTTCGGCCGGGTGCTGGTGGAGGCGATGGCCTGCGGTGTGCCGGTCATCGGCTCACGTTCCGGCGAGATTCCCCACGTCATCGGCGACGCGGGCCTTACTGTTCCAGAAGAGGATATAGACGCGCTTCGGAATGGCCTGCTACAATTGATGCAGGATGACGCGCTGCGCCGCGAGTTGAGCCGGCGCGGCCGACAACGGGTGCTGGAGCGCTTCACCCAGGCGCAGATCGCCGCCGCTACGGTGGACGTCTATCGGCGTATGCTGCCCCGTTCCGAAGAGAAATGAATGAAACACGGATTTCCACGGATATAACGGATTGGACGGTAAGAGAAGAGTCTGCCTACAAAATCCGGCTAATGATCGTGATCCGGGTCTAATCGATTGCCTATGAGTGAACCAATACCGCCGATTGAAGAGATCGGTGAACTGAACGAACAGGAAATAGCGACCGGCGAGCGCCGCCCGCGGCTGGCTGTGCGCCTGTTGGGGCTGGCGCTGGTCATCTTCTCCGTCGTCGTGGCGACCTATCTGGTGGTGGCCTACTTCGCGCTGGAGAGCGGCCGGGCCGAACGTGTGGCCCAGGAGACGACGGCCCGCACGGAACAGATCGACCGCCAACTGGAACTGGCGCGCGAAGACCTGGCTGAGGGCAGCGATAACCTGGCCCTCACCCGTGTGGAGTGGGTGCTGAGCCAGGACGCGGCCAATGCCGACGCCCTGGCGCTGCGCGATCAGGTGCTGAGCGAACGGGACCAACCGACGGCCGTGCCCACCACGCCGCCGGCCACGCCATTGCCGGCCACAACCATTGCCGCCGAAGCACCGGCCGGCGACGCGCTGCCCGAACTGCAAGCCATCCGCCGATTGACGGCCGCCGAGGATTGGGAGGGAGCCTTGACGCTATTGCTGGCCTTCCAGCAGCGCTTCCCCGATTACCAGCGCAATGAGACCAATCAACTCCTCTATGACACCTACGTCGCCCTTGGCTTGAGCCACATCAACACCGAAAAAATTGAACTGGGCCTCAATTACTTCGCCCAGGCCGAGCGGCTGGGCAACCTGCCCCAGGAAGCGCTCGATTATCGCCAGTGGGCCGACCTCTACTTCGAGGCCGTGGCCTATTCGGGCGTCAACTGGGACATCGCCGCCGGCTATTGGCGCGATCTGTGCGCCGCGGCCCCCTTCTTCCAGGGGGCGTGCGAGCGCTTCCAGTCGGCCCTAATCGGCTATGGCGACCAACTGGCCTATCTGTTCGACTGGTGCCCGGCCGTCTCGGTCTATCAGGAGGCCTGGAACCGCCAGCCAACCGAGACGCTAGGCAGCAAGCTGAGCGAGGCCCGCGCCGGTTGCGCTTCGGCCACGGCCGTGCCCATCACCGGCACGAACCCCATCACCGGCACCAACCCGCTGACGCCGACGGAACCGGGAGGCTAGAGCGCGATGGCCGAACGGGGTGAGCCGCTGAGCGACCGCGAACTGGAGGTGCTGAACCGTCTGGCGGTCGGGGAATCGAATAAGGCCATTGCCGATGGGCTGTCGATCAGCCCGTTGACGGTCAAAACCCACCTGCGCAATATCTACACCAAGTTGGGCGTCTCCACCCGCACCGAGGCGATGACGGTGGCGCTCCAGCAGGGGGTCGTTGCCGTCCAGACCGCGGACGGGCAAGCGACGGCCGACGAGCGACCACCGACCACGGACGGTGGGGTGACGAGTGAAGAGAAGACGGCCGACGACAGACCACAGACCACAGTCGAAGAGTCTCCGTCGTCCGTCGTCCGTCGTCCGTCGTCCTTCGATGCCCACCGCTGGCGCAACCTGAGTCTGGCCCTGCTGGGGCTGCTGGCGCTGTTGGTGAGTATTTTTTCCTTTGTCCAATGGCGCGAAGGGGCGTTGTTAGCGCCGACGCCTGAGCCGTTTGCCGAGCAGACGCTGGGCGACACGCGCTGGCTGAGCAGCCGGCCGCTGCCGGAGGCGCGCGCCGGGCGGGCGGCGGCGGCCATCGGGCTGGACGTCTATCTCATCGGTGGCGAATCGGCCGCGGGGGTCAGCGATGCCGTGGCTATCCTCGATACTCAGACCCGCCAATGGCGACAGGCCACGGCCAAGCCGACGGCGGTCAGCGCGGCCACGGCCGCCGAGCTTTTCGGCGAGATTTACGTGCCCGGCGGGGCCACGGCCGGCGGCGCACCGACGACGGTGGTGGAAGCCTATAGCCCGGCGCAAAACGCCTGGCGGCGCGTGGCCCCACTGCCCCAGCCGGTGGCCGGCGGCCTGGCCGTGGTCGATGGCGGCTTCCTCTTCGTGTTGGGCGGCCGGGACGAGGCGGGCGCGCTGGACACGGCTTTTATCTACGACCCGGCCGCGGATAACTGGCGGCCCATTGCCCCCCTGCCCGCGCCGCGCGCCGATGCCGCCGGCGGCGCACTATTGGGCATGATCTACGTCGTGGGCGGCCGCGACGGCGAGGGGCCACAGGACAGTTGCTTCGTCTATGACCCGGCGGCCGACGGCTGGGACGAATGCCCGGCCATGCTCCTGCCACGCGCCGGGGCCGGGGCCACTGTCCTGCTGAACAAGCTCTACGTCGTCGGCGGCGCGGCCGGGCCGGAAGCGGCTCATGGCGAGGTCTACGAGCCGAACAGCCGCACGTGGACGGTGCTCGACGCCCCGCCCGGCAGCGGCGGCTGGACGGAACCGGGCGTGGCCCACGTGGAAGCGCGCATCTATGCCCTGGGCGGCCACGTCGGCGAGTCGCTGAGCGATGCCACGCTCATCTATGCGCCCCTGGCCTATCAGACGTTTATCCCCGCCGCGCCGTCGGATGTTGAGGAATAGCAGGGGAGCGGGGGAGCAGGGGAGCAGGGGAGAATCACTTCACCCCTGCCCCCCTGCCCCCCTGCTCCCCTGCCGCTTGTATAAACACACTTAGATCGAGTAGAATATCGACATAATGCGTTCGGCATATGACGACCCCGGCCCAGACGATAGGCCCGTAATGCGCTTTATCGGCCGCAATCTGGCTCTGCTCGCCTTTCTGGCGATCTCGGCCGCGGCCATGCTGGGCGCATACTTCTACTTCAGCCCCACCAGCGGCGTGGCCGAGGTGGTGGCCGCGGGCAGTTCGGCCGGGTCGCTCTCGGCCCCCTTCGTCAAGCCGGTGCCGCCCAAGCCCATCACCCAGCGGCTGACCCAAAGCCCCGGCCCGTTGCGCATCGGCATCATCTCCGGCCACAAGGGCAACGACTCCGGTGCTGTTTGCGCCGACGGCCTGACCGAAGCTGAGGTCAACGAGAATATCGCCGTGCGCGTCGTCTCCGCCCTGCAAACACGGGGCATCGCCGCCGACCTGTTGGGCGAATTCGACCCCCGGCTGGACGGCTACGTCGCCACGGCCCTGGTGTCGATCCATGCCGACTCGTGCGACCCCATCAACGAACTGGCGACCGGCTACAAGTTGGCTGGCTCCGGTTTCACCGATTCCTCGGCGCTATCCATTTGTGTCGAGGACGCCTATCGCCAGGCGACCCAGATGAGCTATCACGCCAACACCGTCACCATCGATATGACCGACTACCAGGCTTTCCGCCGGATCGCGGTCGGCGTGCCGGCGATCATCATCGAGGTCGGCTTTTTGAATCTGGATCGGGCGCTGCTGACCGGCCAGCCCGATCGCGTGGCCGGGGGCATCACCGCCGGCATCTACTGTTTTCTCGATCAGGCCCGCAGCGGCGTCACCGTCTCCCCGGCGGCGCTGCCCGGAGCGGCCGCCCCGCCGGGAGGCGACGGCCAATAGACCGCGGCCAACAGGCACCGCCAGGCTTGTAGACGCATGACCAATCCAACTCCCTCCATCAATAAACTGATCAGCGACGCGCGGCGGGCCATCGAGGCCGGCCGCCCCGACGAGGCCCGGCCGCTGCTGCGCCAGGCGGCCCATCTGGCCCCAGACGATTCGCGCCCCTGGCTCTTGCTGGCCGGGATAGCCGAATCGCCGCGCGAACGGCGCACCTATCTGGCCCAGGCGCGCCGGCTGGATGCCAACAGCCGCCCGGCGGCCGCCCCGGTTGCCGCGCCGCCCAGCCGGCCCCGCCCGGCAAGCCGGCCCCGACGCTCGCTGTGGGCCGGGGTGGCGCTGCTGTTGTTGCTCGTGCTGGCGGCCGGGGCACTGCTGGCCCTCACGCCCGCCGGCCGGACGATGTTGGGTAGCGTCGTCGGGCGCGTGTCGGCCCTGGCCGGTGTCGGCGGGGTTGTGCCGCTGGAACCGACGGCCGCCAACCCTCTACCGACCGCGCCGGCCGCCACCGCCGCCCCCCTGGCCGTCGCCTCGTCCATCGCCGCCTTGCCGCCGCCGACCGAGCCACCCGTCTTCCCCACCAAGGGGGTGATGCCCGGCGGCCAACCGCTGCCGACCTGGACGCCGACTTCCGAGCCGACGCCGACGCTGGCCCCCACGATGACCCCCAGCCCATCGCCCGAACCCAGCCCCACGCCGGAGCCGATCCCGCTGTCGTCGGGCGCGCCCGCGCCGCGGCCGCCGGGCGTGGCCGAGGGGGAGCGGTGGATCAACGTCAACCTGACGTCACAGGTGTTGGTGGCCTACGAGGGGGACACGCCGGTGTACGAGACGCTGGTCAGCAGCGGCCTGCCCATGTGGCCGACGGTAACCGGCCAGTTCCGCACCTACATGAAATACGAAAGCCAGACGATGAACGGCTATCTGCTGGGCTACGACTATTTCCTGCCCGACGTGCCCTACGTGATGTATTTCTTCGAGGATTACGCCATCCACGGCACCTATTGGCACAGCAATTTCGGCACGCCGATGAGTCACGGTTGCGTCAACGTCAGCACGCCCGACGCGGGCTGGTTGTTCAACTGGGCGCCGGTCGGTACGGTCGTTAACGTTCATTATTAGAAGAGAAGCAGGGGGGCAGGGGAGAGGGGGAGCAGGGGAGATTATCACCCCTGCCCCCCTGCCCCCCTGCTCCCCTGCATTCTGACAGGAGGGAGCAACATGCCGCTCAATATCATCATCGGGGCGCAATGGGGCGACGAAGGCAAGGGCCACATCACCGACCGGCTGGCCCATGACGCGGCCGTGGTTGCCCGCTATAGCGGCGGCGACAACGCCGGCCACACCGTCACCATTGCCGGCGAAATCTTCAAGCTCCATCTTATCCCGTCGGGCATTATCCACCCCGGCGTGCTGTGCCTCATCGGCAACGGCACGGTGGTAAACCCGGCCGTGCTGCTGCGCGAGATGGACGCCCTGGCGGCGCGCGGCGTGGACGTATCGCCGGAGCGGCTGAAGCTGAGCGGCGGGGCGCACCTCATCACCCCGGCCCACATCGCGCTGGATCAGGCCCACGAGCGGGCGCGGGGCAAGGAAGCCATCGGCACCACGATGCGCGGCATCGGCCCGACCTACACCGACAAGGCCCGGCGCGAAGGGCTGCGGGCGGAACTATTCGCCGACCACGACGCGTTGGCCGAGGCCCTCATGGCCCACGTGGCGGCCAAGAACGAGGCGCTGGTGGGCGGCTATGGCGAGGCGGCGCTGGACGGCGCGGCCGTGGCCGCCGAGTTCGCCGCCCACGCCCGCCGGCTGGCTCCCCATCTGGTCGATGGGCCGCTGCTGGTCGACGAGGCCTTGCGGCGCGGCGCGATGGTGCTGGCCGAGGGAGCGCAGGGCACGCTGCTCGACATCGACCACGGGACGTATCCGTTCGTCACCTCGTCCTCGCCCACGGCCGGCGGCGCGCTGACCGGTCTGGGCGTGGGGCCGCGCGAGGTTGACCGGGTGATCGGCGTCGCCAAAGCCTTCACGACGCGGGTGGGCAGCGGGCCGTTTCCCACCGAACTGGATGGGGCGGCAGCGACCCGGCTGCGCGGCACGGGCGAGAAACCCTGGGACGAATTCGGCACGACGACCGGCCGGCCGCGGCGCGTGGGTTGGCTCGATTTGCCCATCCTGCGCCACGCGCGGCGGGTGAACAGCCTGTCGGAACTGGTGCTGACCAAGCTCGACATCCTCAGCGGGTTGGACGAAATTCCGGTGTGCGTGGTCTACGAGCTGGATGGGCGGCGGGTGGAATCATTTCCGCACGATCTGCGGGCGCTGGCCCGTTGCCGCCCGATCTATGAGATGCTGCCCGGCTGGGCCGAGGACGTGACCGAAACGCGCCGGCCGGGCGATTTGCCCGACGCGGCGCGGCGGTACGTGGATTTTGTGGCCGCGGGGGCGGGCGCGCCGGTCAGCTACGTCTCGGTGGGGCCGGGCCGCGAGCAGTTCATCGTGATGTAGGGCGGGTTGGCAACCCGCCCCTCTTCTATCCTCGCAAGCTGATACTATCCAGCCGGGCAAGAGGGCGGGATACCATCCCGCCCTACAAAACTCAGAGTTCGGTGGGCGGCTCGGCCGGTAGCTCTTCTTCGACGATCTTGGTGATCGGAATATCGGCCACCGTCTCGACAGCCATCGGCACGGCCTCGGCGTCGAGCAGCGAGGCCTCCAGCCGGGCCAGATCGACCGTCATGCGGCCATCTTCCTGACCGGTGTCGATGATGACGCTGCGGCTGATGACACGCTTCTCGGCCAGCGGCCCCTCGACGTAAGCCTTGGAGAGGGCAAAGCCGGTGATGCTGCCGTGGGGATCGACGATGACGTCGCCGATCATGCCCAGGCGTGTGCCGCCGGGGGTGTCGGCCTCGCGGCCGGCCAGCTTGTCGCGGCGGAACCAGCCCTTGGCGGCCGGCAACGCGCTGTCGTCGGTGATGACGTTGCTGTTTTTCACCAGCACGGCATCGGGGCCATAGACGACCACGTCCCCGGCGCGGATCAATTCCGACTTGCGGCGCACCAGGCCCTGCGAACCCAGAAATAGGCCCAGCAAGACCTCGAAGTTGGGGTCAACGTAGATGTCCTGCACCTTCCCCAGCAGCTTGCCTTCATCGATGGAGTAAATCGGTTTGTTGATTAAATCTTTTCCTAGACGCATGATGTTTTTGCTCCCTTGATTGTGGTAATTGTCTCTTAACGCGTGAATAAACGCAAAGGGTGGCGGGTGGCGGCGGGTGGCTCTGAACGCGCCACCCGCCACCCGCCACTCGCCACCTTAACGACCGAAGATAAGCGTCGCATTGTGCCCGCCCAGGCCGAAGGCGTTGGACATGACGACGCGCAGGGCGGCCGGGCGGGCGGTGTTGGGCACGTAGTCGAGGTCGCAGGCCGGGTCGGGCTGCTCGTAATTGATCGTCGGCGGGATGCAGCCGTCGCGCAGGGCCAGCAGGCAGAGGATGGCCTCCAGCGCCCCGGCCGCGCCCAACAGATGGCCGGTCATCGACTTGGTGGAACTAACCGGGATGGCCTGGGCTTGCTCGCCGAAGAGGCGCTTGATGGCCGCCGTCTCGGCCCGGTCGTTGAGCGGCGTCGACGTGCCGTGGGCGTTGATGTAGTCGATGTCGTCGATGGTCAGCCCGCCGTCCAGCAGGGCGGCGCGCATCGACTCGGCCGCGCCCTCGCCCCGCTCGGTGGGCATGGTGATGTGGTAGGCGTCGGCGCTGCTGCCATAGCCCAGCAGTTCGCCGTGGATGGTCGCGCCGCGGGCCAGGGCGTGGTCGCGCTCTTCCAGCACCAGCAGGGCCGCCCCCTCGC is drawn from Candidatus Promineifilum breve and contains these coding sequences:
- a CDS encoding L,D-transpeptidase family protein, coding for MTNPTPSINKLISDARRAIEAGRPDEARPLLRQAAHLAPDDSRPWLLLAGIAESPRERRTYLAQARRLDANSRPAAAPVAAPPSRPRPASRPRRSLWAGVALLLLLVLAAGALLALTPAGRTMLGSVVGRVSALAGVGGVVPLEPTAANPLPTAPAATAAPLAVASSIAALPPPTEPPVFPTKGVMPGGQPLPTWTPTSEPTPTLAPTMTPSPSPEPSPTPEPIPLSSGAPAPRPPGVAEGERWINVNLTSQVLVAYEGDTPVYETLVSSGLPMWPTVTGQFRTYMKYESQTMNGYLLGYDYFLPDVPYVMYFFEDYAIHGTYWHSNFGTPMSHGCVNVSTPDAGWLFNWAPVGTVVNVHY
- a CDS encoding N-acetylmuramoyl-L-alanine amidase family protein → MRFIGRNLALLAFLAISAAAMLGAYFYFSPTSGVAEVVAAGSSAGSLSAPFVKPVPPKPITQRLTQSPGPLRIGIISGHKGNDSGAVCADGLTEAEVNENIAVRVVSALQTRGIAADLLGEFDPRLDGYVATALVSIHADSCDPINELATGYKLAGSGFTDSSALSICVEDAYRQATQMSYHANTVTIDMTDYQAFRRIAVGVPAIIIEVGFLNLDRALLTGQPDRVAGGITAGIYCFLDQARSGVTVSPAALPGAAAPPGGDGQ
- a CDS encoding kelch repeat-containing protein, translating into MAERGEPLSDRELEVLNRLAVGESNKAIADGLSISPLTVKTHLRNIYTKLGVSTRTEAMTVALQQGVVAVQTADGQATADERPPTTDGGVTSEEKTADDRPQTTVEESPSSVVRRPSSFDAHRWRNLSLALLGLLALLVSIFSFVQWREGALLAPTPEPFAEQTLGDTRWLSSRPLPEARAGRAAAAIGLDVYLIGGESAAGVSDAVAILDTQTRQWRQATAKPTAVSAATAAELFGEIYVPGGATAGGAPTTVVEAYSPAQNAWRRVAPLPQPVAGGLAVVDGGFLFVLGGRDEAGALDTAFIYDPAADNWRPIAPLPAPRADAAGGALLGMIYVVGGRDGEGPQDSCFVYDPAADGWDECPAMLLPRAGAGATVLLNKLYVVGGAAGPEAAHGEVYEPNSRTWTVLDAPPGSGGWTEPGVAHVEARIYALGGHVGESLSDATLIYAPLAYQTFIPAAPSDVEE
- a CDS encoding glycosyltransferase gives rise to the protein MRVLMLSKACLVGAYQTKLEAIARLPGVALTAIVPPSWDDPDGRVTLERRYTEGYELLVDPIRFNGRYHTYYFPRLPQRLAQLRPDIVHIDEEPYNLATWLALRAARAAGAKTLFFSWQNIARSYPLPFSLMERQVLAGVDYAIMGNQEAVGVWQSKGYAGPYQVIPQFGVDPDLFAPPPTRDPGRAFIIGSANRRLAPEKGVDLLLRAAAELPGVWRLHVAGEGPALPSLRRLADELGIAARVHFDGPIPSTQVPAYLRELDALVLTSRTLPSWKEQFGRVLVEAMACGVPVIGSRSGEIPHVIGDAGLTVPEEDIDALRNGLLQLMQDDALRRELSRRGRQRVLERFTQAQIAAATVDVYRRMLPRSEEK
- a CDS encoding PRC-barrel domain-containing protein, producing the protein MRLGKDLINKPIYSIDEGKLLGKVQDIYVDPNFEVLLGLFLGSQGLVRRKSELIRAGDVVVYGPDAVLVKNSNVITDDSALPAAKGWFRRDKLAGREADTPGGTRLGMIGDVIVDPHGSITGFALSKAYVEGPLAEKRVISRSVIIDTGQEDGRMTVDLARLEASLLDAEAVPMAVETVADIPITKIVEEELPAEPPTEL
- a CDS encoding adenylosuccinate synthase — its product is MPLNIIIGAQWGDEGKGHITDRLAHDAAVVARYSGGDNAGHTVTIAGEIFKLHLIPSGIIHPGVLCLIGNGTVVNPAVLLREMDALAARGVDVSPERLKLSGGAHLITPAHIALDQAHERARGKEAIGTTMRGIGPTYTDKARREGLRAELFADHDALAEALMAHVAAKNEALVGGYGEAALDGAAVAAEFAAHARRLAPHLVDGPLLVDEALRRGAMVLAEGAQGTLLDIDHGTYPFVTSSSPTAGGALTGLGVGPREVDRVIGVAKAFTTRVGSGPFPTELDGAAATRLRGTGEKPWDEFGTTTGRPRRVGWLDLPILRHARRVNSLSELVLTKLDILSGLDEIPVCVVYELDGRRVESFPHDLRALARCRPIYEMLPGWAEDVTETRRPGDLPDAARRYVDFVAAGAGAPVSYVSVGPGREQFIVM